From Candidatus Baltobacteraceae bacterium, one genomic window encodes:
- a CDS encoding enoyl-CoA hydratase/isomerase family protein, producing the protein MTLLTQQTPFGREARSFDGKRVINYTVEGHVGVIEMDDPPANTYTHEMMRQIDEAILDARFDSDVEVIVLIGKGEKFFSAGANIAMLNAVTPEFKYMFCLHANETLSRLEQTPKLVIAALNGHTVGGGLEIAMAADIRIARQDAGKIGLPEVALGVLPGTGGTQRLARLVGKSRAIELMATGRTFSFEQALEWGIVSDIYEGDAAAFREQIMTYAKQFTTPNKAPMAVGHIKRAVQTGLELPLNDALALERELQSLLFKSEDAKEGIASYNEKRMARFKNK; encoded by the coding sequence ATGACGCTCCTAACTCAACAGACCCCGTTCGGTCGCGAGGCCCGCTCGTTCGACGGTAAACGCGTGATCAATTACACTGTCGAAGGGCACGTAGGCGTAATCGAGATGGACGATCCGCCGGCGAACACCTATACGCACGAAATGATGCGCCAGATCGACGAAGCGATTCTCGACGCGCGTTTCGATTCGGACGTTGAAGTGATCGTGCTCATCGGCAAAGGCGAGAAATTTTTCTCGGCCGGCGCGAACATCGCGATGCTCAACGCGGTGACGCCCGAATTCAAATACATGTTTTGTCTCCACGCCAACGAGACGCTCTCGCGCCTCGAGCAGACTCCGAAACTCGTGATCGCCGCGCTCAACGGTCACACGGTCGGCGGCGGTCTCGAGATCGCGATGGCCGCCGATATTCGCATCGCGCGCCAGGACGCAGGCAAGATCGGATTGCCGGAAGTCGCGCTCGGCGTGCTACCCGGAACCGGCGGCACGCAGCGCCTCGCGCGTTTGGTCGGTAAATCGCGCGCGATCGAATTGATGGCCACCGGCCGTACCTTCAGTTTCGAACAAGCCTTGGAGTGGGGCATCGTCAGCGATATTTACGAAGGCGACGCCGCCGCCTTCCGCGAGCAGATCATGACCTACGCGAAACAATTCACGACGCCGAATAAGGCGCCGATGGCCGTCGGGCACATCAAACGAGCCGTTCAAACGGGCCTCGAGTTGCCGCTCAACGATGCGCTCGCGCTCGAGCGCGAGTTGCAGTCGCTGCTCTTCAAGAGCGAGGACGCCAAAGAAGGCATCGCATCCTACAACGAAAAGCGGATGGCGCGCTTCAAGAACAAATAG
- a CDS encoding Phenylacetic acid catabolic protein, with product MARISTFDDWMDLLKEWQHDIGLDQSLIDRFMPGYQFEAKFDALKTDEIYFGEYKGERRWEKVLEIPDQRMRDALLNMIIYQGDTEFASNEQQRFLVNNAPTEYDLASLVRIMVEETRHGYQMCHLLINHFGNDGKIEAQKMLERRAFGKKNRLLNAFNEDVTHWLDFFAYTNFMDRDGKFQLSMLSHSGFAPLAQSTLAMLREESFHMGTGISGLRRIAQAGVIPVEIQQKYYNKWISGSLDLFGTDHSSSAQWAYAWGIKGRVDEDQVEGEPADREHLNERARGQFYDECAKTVERVNAVTTSATPISMPHIAFNRHIGEYAGKHYAIDGRELTEAQWQAYEPTVLPTQEDDVLLQDYFKNPEWIAPKGKTAA from the coding sequence ATGGCACGTATTTCGACCTTCGACGACTGGATGGACCTGCTCAAGGAGTGGCAGCACGATATCGGCTTGGACCAGAGTCTGATCGATCGCTTCATGCCCGGCTACCAGTTCGAGGCCAAATTCGACGCGCTCAAGACCGACGAAATCTACTTCGGCGAGTACAAGGGCGAGCGCCGCTGGGAGAAAGTTCTCGAAATTCCCGATCAACGCATGCGCGACGCGCTGCTCAACATGATCATCTATCAGGGAGATACCGAGTTCGCTTCCAACGAGCAACAGCGCTTCCTCGTGAACAACGCGCCGACCGAGTACGACCTCGCGTCGCTCGTGCGCATTATGGTGGAAGAGACGCGTCACGGCTATCAGATGTGCCATCTGCTCATCAATCACTTCGGAAACGACGGCAAGATCGAAGCGCAGAAGATGCTCGAACGCCGCGCGTTCGGCAAAAAGAACCGTCTGCTCAATGCGTTTAACGAAGACGTCACGCACTGGCTGGACTTTTTCGCCTACACGAATTTCATGGATCGCGACGGGAAATTTCAGCTTTCGATGCTCTCGCACTCCGGCTTCGCACCACTCGCGCAATCGACGCTTGCGATGCTGCGCGAGGAATCGTTCCACATGGGAACCGGCATCTCCGGATTGCGCCGGATCGCGCAGGCCGGCGTCATCCCCGTCGAGATCCAACAGAAGTATTACAACAAATGGATCTCGGGCTCGCTCGATCTCTTTGGCACGGACCATTCGAGTTCGGCACAGTGGGCTTACGCCTGGGGCATCAAAGGTCGCGTCGACGAAGATCAAGTCGAAGGCGAGCCGGCCGATCGCGAACATCTCAACGAGCGGGCCCGCGGCCAATTCTACGATGAGTGCGCGAAGACCGTCGAGCGCGTTAACGCGGTCACGACGTCGGCGACGCCGATCTCGATGCCGCATATCGCATTCAACCGCCATATTGGCGAGTATGCCGGCAAGCACTACGCGATCGACGGCCGCGAGCTTACCGAAGCGCAATGGCAGGCCTACGAGCCGACGGTGCTTCCCACGCAGGAAGACGACGTGCTCCTCCAAGATTACTTCAAAAATCCCGAATGGATCGCTCCCAAAGGAAAGACGGCAGCATGA
- a CDS encoding PaaX family transcriptional regulator C-terminal domain-containing protein: protein MALTTDRSVTRPNSFIYTLFGDFVHRHEASNNELWIGGLIRLMAEFGLSEPAVRQAVSRMSRQGWLVARKRGTRSFYALTERGKRRIETISPRIYGPVVEWDGRWRMLTYSVAETNREARDRLRKDLAVLGWAPLSASTWISPTDAIADARTAAESNNVLDNVDLFDGEYRGPLSDRALLEKCWDLPAIGAQYRDFIARYEPRLQAERAGSALGEEAAFVERMWLVHDYRKFTYVDPGLPSTLLPAHWPGTVAAQLFRDYYATISPKAERFFATALHAR from the coding sequence GTGGCTTTGACGACCGACCGCTCGGTGACTCGGCCGAATTCGTTCATTTATACGCTCTTCGGGGACTTCGTTCATCGGCACGAAGCGAGCAACAACGAACTCTGGATTGGCGGCCTGATCCGGCTGATGGCCGAGTTCGGTCTCTCGGAGCCGGCCGTCCGCCAGGCGGTATCGCGGATGTCGCGGCAAGGGTGGCTCGTCGCGCGCAAGCGCGGCACACGCTCGTTTTACGCGTTGACCGAGCGGGGCAAACGGCGAATCGAGACGATCAGCCCGCGCATCTATGGCCCGGTGGTCGAGTGGGACGGCCGTTGGCGCATGCTGACCTACTCGGTCGCGGAGACCAATCGCGAAGCGCGCGATCGCTTGCGCAAAGATCTCGCGGTGCTCGGATGGGCGCCGCTCTCGGCCTCCACGTGGATCAGCCCGACCGACGCCATCGCCGACGCGCGCACGGCAGCCGAATCGAACAACGTGCTCGACAACGTCGACCTCTTTGACGGTGAGTATCGCGGACCGCTCTCTGACCGCGCGTTGCTTGAAAAGTGTTGGGATCTCCCCGCCATCGGCGCGCAGTATCGCGACTTCATCGCGCGCTACGAACCGCGACTGCAAGCCGAACGAGCCGGCAGCGCACTCGGCGAAGAGGCCGCCTTCGTCGAACGCATGTGGCTCGTACACGACTACCGCAAATTCACCTACGTGGACCCGGGTTTACCGAGTACGCTCCTACCCGCGCACTGGCCCGGCACCGTCGCCGCCCAACTCTTCCGCGACTACTACGCCACGATCTCCCCCAAAGCCGAACGCTTCTTCGCAACCGCGCTACACGCACGATAA